Below is a genomic region from Rouxiella chamberiensis.
GCCGTCAAGCGTGATAGCGGGCAGATCTTTCAGCTTGGCCAGCTCGTCTTTTTCGCTGACATACTGGCTGTAATCGGCTTTCAGCTCTTCGATAACTTCCGGCGTCGGGTTGAGATAGATTTTATTGTTTACGGCGTCGAGAATCAGATAATCGCCGTTTTTCACCTGCTTGGTGACATCACTGGTGCCAACGATGGCCGGGAGTTCCAGAGAACGCGCCATGATGGAGGTGTGCGACGTACGGCCGCCCAAATCGGTGATGAAACCCAGTACCTTGTTCAGGTTCAGCTGCGCGGTTTCGGAAGGGGTCAAATCGGTGGCAACCAGAATCACTTCATCCTGAATGGAGCCGAGATCGATGATGGGCATGCCCAGAATATTGCGCAGCAGGCGTTTGCCGATGTCGCGCACGTCGGCGGCGCGCTCTTTCAGGTATTCGTCGTCAAGCTCTTCCAGCGCCTTGGCCTGGCCTTCGATAACGGAGTAGGCGGCGGCGTCGGCAGAGGACTTGTCATCTTTGATGAGGGCTATGATTTCTTGTTCTAGCTCTTCGTCTTCCAACAACATGATGTGGCCTTCGAAGATGGCTTCTTTCTCTTCACCGAAGGTCTCGCCGGCTTTGGTCTTGATCGTTTCCAGCTGTGCAGAGGCTTTCGCACGGCCAGACAGAAAACGTTCAACTTCCTGATCGACTTGCTCAGGAGAGATTTTTTTCCGGTCGATGACAATTTCATCTTCCTTCAGCAACAACGCCTTGCCGAAAGCAATACCGGGAGATACTAAAATGCCTGAAATCATAACCCTACCTTTCTGTTGACTGGTGTTAACTCTTCGGAAACCGTTCAGGACATTGTTACAGCATTAAGTTTTTATACTTGTAAGTGATTGACTTAAAAGGTTTAAGACTTAGAGAGTAAAACGTCCTGTTACTGTCTCTCTGACCAAGCTTCTTATTCGAGCTCTGCCATCAGTTTTACCAAGTGCTCGACGGCTTTCTGCTCGTCTTCGCCTTCAGCGGAAAGGGTCACCACGGTGCCCTGAGTCAGACCCAGAGTTTGCAGCTTGAACAGGCTTTTGGCGCTGGCACTTTTTCCGTTCGAGGTCACGGTAATGTCTGAAGTGAAACCTTTTGCTTCCTTCACAAATTGTGCAGCAGGACGAGTATGCAGACCATTTGGAGCAGTAATAGTGACTTCTTGCTGGAACATTGATGTTTCCCCAACTTAATTTAAAGTAATGTTGTGGAGCTAAAGTTTAGTCCATAGACCTTGCTTTAGCCTGTGAGATTCGCACCTGATGATGGTTCAGAGGCAAACTTCGATGCAACGGGAAGAGCGAAAACCCGCATGAAGAAACAGTATTGCCAGCCCCATGCAAAATCTTTTCCGTTCCTTTTCCATTATGCCGCTATTTACCTTGCTGTAACAAATCGGTAAATCGATTCAGCCTCAGGCAATTGTATCAGCGATTAATTTTATGCAGCGAAATAATTGATGGGTTAAATACTAAACCTGGCAGGTAAAATCAATCACGAACTGCACCAAACTTTGATGTGGACCACAAAAAAGCACCTATCAAGGTGCTTTTTTGTTCAATGGAATGGAGATGACCTTATTGTTGCAATTCTTTTTCCGTAAACAAATCTGCAAACAATGCGGTACTCAGATAGCGCTCGCCGGAAGAGGGCAGAATCACCACAATCGTTTTGTCGGCATAGTCGGCTTCTTCGGAAAGTTTCACCGCCGCCGCGACCGCTGCACCTGAAGAAATACCGGCCAGAATGCCTTCTTCCTCCATTAAACGACGCGCGTAATCCATTGATTCATCATTGGTAATCAATGAAACGCGGTCGATAAGCTCCAAGTCCAGGTTGCCTGGAATAAAGCCCGCGCCGATACCCTGAATCTTATGTGGACCCGGCTTGACTTCCTGACCGGCCAGCGTCTGGGTAATGACCGGCGAATCGGTAGGTTCCACGGCAACCAGCGTAATGCTGCTCTTCCTACTTTTCAGAAAACGCCCAGCCCCTGTAATGGTGCCGCCGGTTCCTACACCTGCAATCAGCACGTCAACGTCACCGTCGGTATCTTCCCAGATTTCAGGACCGGTGGTTTTCTCGTGGATAGCCGGGTTTGCCGGATTGCTGAACTGCTGAAGGATAAGATAACGGTTCGGATCGCTTGCCTGAATCTCTTCGGCCTTGGCGATGGCACCTTTCATGCCCTTGGCACCTTCGGTCAGCACCAGATTGGCACCCAGTGCTTTCAGCAGCTTGCGACGCTCGACGCTCATGGTTTCGGGCATGGTCAGCGTCAGCTTGTAGCCGCGCGCGGCCGCCACGTAGGCCAGTGCGATACCGGTGTTGCCGCTCGTCGGCTCGACAAGCTCAATGTCTTTGGTCAGGACGCCGCTTTTTTCGGCTTCCCAAATCATGTTGGCGCCGATACGACATTTAACACTAAAGCTCGGATTGCGTGATTCGACCTTGGCGAGAATGCGGCCATTACCGATACGATTCAGGCGCACCAGCGGCGTATGGCCGATGGTTAATGAATTGTCTTCAAAGATCTTGCTCATAACCGTGTCTACCTTATGTCGTAATCTTTTGATGATATTGTTATGAAATTAAGAGGAATCCACAAAAAGCATACTCGAACGTTTACCCCAGTGAAGTAAACAATTGGTATATGTTATGTGTTTCCGAAATAAGTTTTTATTTTAGTACAAAACCCTAACGCCTGACGTGCACATCGCGGTAACGATCGACCCACATTGCCGTCGCCCCGCACACCGCCACCGGCAAAATCAGCAGATTCAGCACGGGCACCAGCGTAAATATGCTTACCAGCGCGCCAAATTGCAGGTTGTCGACCTTGTTGCGGCCAAGCGAGCGGCGCATGTCGGCAAAGCTAACCTTGTGGTTGTCAAAAGGGTAGTCGCAATACTGGATGCTCAGCATCCAGGCGCTGAAAAAGAACCACAGGATCGGGGCCAGGGTTTGGCCTACGCCCGGAATAAAATGCAGAATCAGCAGCAGCAGGGCGCGTGGCAGGTAGTAGGCCAGCTTTTGCATCTCGCGCTTCATGATGCGCGGCAGATCTTTCATGATGCCCCAGATGCCGCTGTCGGGAATGGATTTTCCGGTCAGACGGGCTTCGAGCTGCTCTGCCAGTAATCCGCTGAAAGGCGCGGCAATGAGATTGGCAAGCGTGCTGAAGAAGAAGCTGAACACCAGCAGCACGGAGGCCACGGCAATCGGCCAGATGAGGTAGTCCAGCCAGCGCAGCCACTCGGGAACATGGCGCATTAGCGCGGGGATCCATTCACCCAATCTATTAAACAACCACCAGAAACGCGCCGCCCATCAGCACCACGTTGACCAGCAGCGGGATAATCACGAAACGGCGAATTCCAGGCAGGGAGATGAGTTTCCAACCCTGGGTAAAATAGTGCACTCCATTGACATCGGATGACGACATAAAAGAAATTTTCTCTCTCTATTGAATAGGCTGGGCTATCATATCGATATGATTTTGCACTGACTAGGCACTTGTTGGCTGAAAAATAGTCAAAAAGGATGCAACAATCATCTTTATTAGCATAAAACTGTGTCCAGACTTGCACTTATCAACTCAGCCAAATAGAGTTAGATAGGTGAATGTTTGCCGCGTTGGCAATGAATTATTACCCAAAAGCATTCGAGACGCGGGTAGGCGGCAATCACACGTATTCCTGGGAGCTTAGCCAACTAAGTGATTAGGGTAAGTGGAAGAAGCCGACGCCTTGTATTTCGAAGGATGATGGATAAAGAACAACAGAGATAGCAATGATGCAGGACTTGCGTCTGATATTAATCGTTGTTGGTGCGATCGCCATAATAGCGTTGTTATTGCACGGTTTGTGGACCAGCCGTAAAGAACGCTCTTCGCTTTTTCGCGATCGTCCAGCTAAACGAGTGAAAAAAGAACGAGAGCAATCCCCGAACGAAGACTTCGTTGATGGGGTGGGAGAAGTGCGCGTGCGCTCGGCCCATCCACATGACGAACCTACGATGGGAAGCTATGACGAAGCTGAGAAGTTTGCCCCGATGCATGCCGATCCCAAGCGCGCACTGCAGGCACCTGCCCAGCCTCAGCCGGCCCAACATCAGCCAGCACAACCTCAACCTGCGCAGCATCAGCCAGGCCAGCCGTCGCCGGTTCAGGCCCAGCCTGATGCCCAGCGACCAGCCCAGCAGGCACCGCAGCAGCGTCCCGCGCCTTCACAGGCACCGGTTCAGCCGCCGCAGCCAGCCGCACATTACGATGACCCGCTGTTAAGCGGCTACTCGGCGGCCGATACTGCCTACGCGCCAGCCGAGCCTGTTGCTCAGCCTGCCCGCGAGCATACGGCACCTGTGCCACCGGCTGAAATCCATGCCGACGCTGCACCTGCCGCGCGCGCCGAACCTCAGCCTTTCGCGCTAGCCGAGCCTGAAGAACAGGACGAGCCGGTGAGAGAGAAACTGAAAGAAACGGTTCTTGTGCTGCACGTTGCCGCACATCATGGCGGTGTCATTGGCGGTGAAGTCTTGCTGCAAAGCGTCTTGCAGGCCGGTTTCCAGTTTGGTGCGATGAACATCTTCCATCGCCACGTCAGCCCTTCCGGCAGCGGTCCCGTGCTGTTCAGTCTGGCCAACATGGTGAAACCGGGTTCCTTCGACCCCGAGAATATGTCTGATTTCTCGACCCCCGGCATTACGCTGTTCATGATGGTGCCCTGCTTCGGCGATGCCCATCAGAACTTCAAACTGCTGCTTCAGTCTGCCCAGCGCATTGCTGACGACGTGGGAGCCGTAGTGTGGGATGACGAACGTCGGATGATTACGCCGCAGAAGCTCGAAACCTATAAAGCGCGTATCCGCGAAGTGCTGGAAAATACCGCCTAGTTCTTCGCTCACGCCGCAGGATGAGCTAAAATCTGACACACTTCTACTAACCCTCGCATGTTGGCATGTCGAGGGTTTTTTATCTTCAAGATGGTGAGCCATGGCCTCAATTCAAAATCAGATAGACACACTGCGCGCCCAGCTGCGTCATCATGAATACCAGTATCACGTGCTGGATGCCCCCGACGTTCCCGATGCCGAATACGACCGCCTCATGCGCGAACTGCGCGCGCTGGAAGAAGCGCATCCCGAACTCGTCACGCCAGATTCGCCAACGCAACGCGTCGGGGCCGCGCCCATCTCCGCCTTTGAACAGGTCAGGCATCAGGTGCCGATGCTGTCACTGGACAACGTGTTCGACGAAGCCAGCTTCCTGTCTTTCTATAAACGCGTGCAGGACAGACTGAAAGTCACCACGCCGTTGACCTTTTGCTGTGAACTCAAGCTCGACGGGCTTGCCGTCAGCCTGCTTTATGAAAACGGCGAGCTGGTGCAGGCCGCCACGCGCGGCGACGGCACGACCGGTGAAAATATCACCACGAATGTGCGCACCATCCGCGCCATTCCGCTGCGCCTCAGCGGTGACAATATTCCTGCTCGACTCGAGGTGCGCGGCGAAGTGTTCATGCCGCAGCCAGGTTTCGAGGCCTTGAACGAAGAGGCGAGACGCACGGGCGGCAAGGTGTTTGCCAACCCGCGCAATGCGGCGGCAGGCTCCCTGCGTCAGCTGGACCCGCGCATTACCGCCAAACGTCCGCTGACCTTCTTCTGCTATGGCGTCGGCGCGCTGGACGGCGGCACCTTGCCGCCCAGCCACCTAGGTCGTTTACAGCAGTTCAAACAATGGGGCTTGCCGGTCAGCGACCGCGTGAAGCTCTGCACCGGCAGCGAAGAAGTGCTGGCGTTTTATCGCCAGGTTGAAGCTGACCGTCCGCAGCTGGGATTCGATATCGACGGCGTAGTCGTTAAAATCGATGCGCTGGATACGCAGGAAACGCTCGGCTTTGTTGCCCGCGCGCCGCGCTGGGCCACGGCGTTTAAATTCCCTGCACAAGAGCAGATTACGCAGGTCAAAGACGTTGAGTTTCAGGTAGGCCGCACGGGCGCGATCACGCCGGTGGCACGTCTTGAACCGGTGCTGGTGGCGGGCGTGATGGTCAGCAATGCCACGCTGCACAATGCCGACGAGATTGAACGTCTGGGCCTCAAGATTGGCGATACGGTTATTGTGCGCCGTGCGGGCGACGTGATTCCCCAAGTGGTGGGCATCATTGCCGATCGTCGGCCGGAAGCGGCGCGCGAAGTCAGCTTCCCGACGCACTGTCCTGTCTGTCATTCCGACGTCGAACGTGTAGAGGGCGAAGCGGTTGCCCGCTGCACCGGCGGACTGTTCTGCGGCGCGCAGCGCAAAGAGGCGCTGAAACACTTCGTGTCTCGCCGCGCGCTGGACGTCGATGGCATGGGCGACAAGATTATCGACCAGCTCGTCGAGAAAGAGTACGTCAAGAATCCGGCCGACCTGTTTCGTTTAAGTGCGGGCATAATGACCGGTCTGGACCGCATGGGGCCCAAATCGGCGCAGAATCTCGCCTCGGCGCTCGAGAAGGCCAAATCAACCACCTTTGCCCGCTTCCTCTATGCGCTCGGCATTCGTGAAGTCGGCGAAGCTACGGCGGCAAATCTGGCAGCCCATTACGGCACCATCGACGCGCTGCGTGCGGCCGACGTCGAGTCGCTGAAACAGGTGCAGGACGTCGGCGATGTGGTCGCAAAACACGTGGTCAATTTCCTCGCCGAAGAGCATAACCAGCAGGTCATTGACGAGCTGCTCAGCCCTGAAATCAACGTGCACTGGCCAGCGCCGAAAGTGATCGTTGCCGAAGAGATTGACAGTCCTTTCGCGGGTAAAGTGCTGGTGCTCACCGGGTCGCTGTCGATTTTATCCCGTGACGAAGCCAAGGATCGCCTGACGGCGCTCGGGGCGAAAGTGACCGGCAGCGTGTCGAAAAAACCGACATGGTGATCGCCGGTGAAGCGGCGGGCTCCAAGCTTGCGAAGGCACAGGAGCTGGGGATTGCCGTTATTGATGAACAGGAAATGATCCGCCTGCTGGATCTCGGTCAGGGGTAATCAGGATGGAAAAAGAGAATCTGATCGACATTGCCAATACGGTCATGCCTTTCGGTAAATATCAGGGGCGGGTATTAATCGACCTGCCTGAAGAGTATTTGCTGTGGTTCGCCCGAAAGGGCGAATTTCCGGAAGGGAAACTAGGCATGCTGATGGAAATGGCGCTCGCCATTAAAATCGAAGGTCTTCAGGATTTGCTGACCCCGCTGAAACGCGGGGCCAATGCGGCATCGTCCCCTCAGAAGATGCCGTATAACGAAAAGTATTCAGACAACGACGAGCGCTAACCTCGCGCCCAGAGTTTTAGTTTACTTTTGCCTGCGTCTTGACGGCGGGGGCTGCCTGCTGCAGCTTTTCGTTTTCCAGCTTTAGCTGTTTGTCGTGATAGCGCTTGGCGAGTACGGCGCAAATCATCAGCTGAACCTGATGGAAAATCATCAGCGGCAGTACCATCATGCCGATTGCGCTGACCGGGAACAGAATATTGGCCAGCGGAATGCCGTTGGCCAGACTCTTTTGGAACCACAGAAGACGATGGTGATTTCGTCGGCTTTCGAGAAGCCCATCCAGCGCGCCATATAGGTGTTGAAAACAATCACCAGTGCGACCAGCACGATACACACCCCAACGATAAACGCGAACGATCCCAGCCCAACCTTGTGCCAAATTCCCTGCGTAACGGCTTCGCTGAAGGCGGTATAGACCACCAGCAGAATCGAGGTGCGGTCCGTCTTGCCAATGATTTTCTTATGCTTATCGACAAATTTGCCAATCCACGGACGCAGCAGGTGACCGGCAATAAACGGCACCAGCAACTGCAATACGATGTGCCACACCTGATCCAGACTGCTGCCCGTATCGCCCTGAACATGCATCAGCACGCTGACCAGCAGCGGGGATACAAATATACCCAGCAGGCTGGACGCCGACGCGCTGCACACGGCGGCGGCTACGTTACCGCCTGCCATCGAGGTAAAGGCAATGGCCGACTGCACGGTCGCAGGCAGTACGCAAAGGTAGAGGAAGCCGGTGTAGATCTCGGGGCTGACATCGACCGGATGCCACCACTGGAACAACAGACCCAGAATCGGGAACAGGATAAAGGTGCTGAACATCACCCAGAGATGCAGACGCCAGTTGTTGCTGCCTTCGAGAATCGCGGCCCGCGACAGTTTTGCGCCGTGCATAAAGAACAGGAGGCCGATGGCAAAGATGGTCAAGTCATTGAAGACGGTGATGTAAATGCCCTGAGCGGGCAGCAGTGTCGCTAAAATAACGGTCGCGACCAGCATCAGAGTAAAGGTATCGGGCAAAAAACGCAGGGCTTTCATGGCTGTCTCGATAATGAAGAAGTAATGCGGCTATTCTGTGCTTTTCGCGTAGAATTATAAAATTGATTTATTTAATCCATTAATGAATTATTTTCATGAACTATTCGCTCAAGCAGCTCAAGATATTTATTGCCGTGGCGCGTCACGGCAGTTTTAGCCGGACCGGCGAGATGATTGGGCTGAGTCAATCGGCCATTAGCCACAATATTAAAGAGCTGGAAGGCGAAATGGGTGTGCGCCTGCTCGACCGTACCACACGGGAAGTGGCGCTGACCGACGCAGGTCGCCGCCTTGCCAACCGCGTGGAGCCTCTGCTCGATGAACTGCACGCGATGCTGCTGGACACCCGCAGTTTTGGTACGGAGCAGAATGGCCGGGTTCGCGTTGCCTCCAGTCAAACCATCTCGGCACATCTCATGCCACAATGCATTGCCAGCAGCGGTGACCTGTTTCCTGATATTCAGATCTTGCTCAGGGATCAATCACAGCAACAGGTGCTGAACAGTGTGCGCAATGCGGAGGTCGATTTCGGCATTGTTATCGATCCCGGTTATTGCAACGATCTCGATACCGAAATTATTCTGCACGAACCCTTCCTGCTGCTGTGTCACGAAGATAATCCGCTCGCCGCGAAGGAACAGGTGCCGTGGACGGCGCTGAACGAGGCAAGGTTGGTTCTGCAGGATTATTCATCCGGCAGTCGTCAACTGATTGACCGCGCCTTTGCCGAATTATCAGTAAAAAATCAGGTTGTTCAGGAGATAGGCCATCCGGCAACGCTGTATCCGATGGTGGAAGCGGGGATCGGCATCAGCGTATTGCCTGCCCTGGCGCTGCCTCTGCCGTCGGGAAGCCGACTGGTCATCCGCCCGCTGGTGCCCGAAGTGAATCGTGCCCTGATGCTGGTCAAACGTAAAAACCGTTCTCTGTCGCCTGCTGCGCGAGCTATCTGGCAGGTGGTCAAGCAGCAGGCGCAGATTTTGACCGACAAACGCAAAAAATACGGGTTAGATTTCAATCCGTAAGTCGGGCCAGCGTGTGGTCCAGCCTTTTTCGCGTGCGCGTGAAAGCAGTATCTCGGGCATGCCGTGTCGAGGATTGGCGCTGATGGTGAAGGCAAACAGACTGTCGACGCCCAGCGGGGCGACCAGCTCGAGGGCGTCCTGCGCATTGAGCCGCACACCTATCGCCGTCTCTTTTTCTACCCAGTAGCTAATGGCATCACGCGTAGAATGATAGGGCGCACGGCCATATTTGAGATGCATGCGGGCCTGATTCTTGACCGACCACGGCAGCGCAAGCAACGCCTTTAACTGCTGTTCATGGCGGCTGTCTGTCTCGGGACTAAGGTCGTGAGGATTAAAATACACCACGTCGATATCGTTGAGCGGGGTGGTCTGCGCATGCCGATGCAGGCGATCCCACACCAGATTGCGCACAAAGCCTGCCGCGAGACACACATCGTGCAGACCCAGCGTCTGTACCGCCCGCAGCGCCCGCATCCGCATGTCATCTTGTGCAATCCATTCCAATATCTGCTGTTCGCTCATCAAATTCCCCTTGTCCTGGTCTGCCTTCATCCTAGCAAAGATAAATGACACGCCTGTGAGGATGGCCGCGAAATAGGCCCCACAATGTGGTCACGCACCGTTACAGACGCAAGGTGTGACGGCACGCGCCAAAATGAGGCACAACAAAGGTGATGCACAGGTCTTGGCCTGTCAATCCGCGCTGCATAAGTTGGTACAGCCCTTGCAGGATAGAAGCACTTCGTCACGCTGGGGAATCAAACATGCAAAAAACAACGGCAACGCCCGTGCTCAAACGCACGCTGGGCAGTTTTCATCTGTGGGGAATCGCCGTGGGACTGGTGATCTCCGGGGAGTATTTTGGCTGGAGTTATGGCTGGGCGCAGGCCGGTACGCTGGGGTTTCTCATTACCGCATTAGTGATAGCCGCGATGTACTGCGCCTTTATTTTCAGCTTTACCGAGCTGACCACGTCGATTCCCCACGCGGGCGGGCCTTTTGCCTACGCCTATCGCGCCTTTGGACCCACCGGCGGTTTTATTGCCGGATTCGCAACACTTGTTGAGTTTGTCTTCGCGCCACCGGCCATTGCCATGGCGATTGGTGCCTACCTCAATGTGCAGTTTCCGGCCATCGACCCCAAATGGGTGGCCGTGGGCGCCTATCTGGTCTTTATGACGCTCAATATTCTGGGTGTGAGCATCGCCGCCACCTTCGAGTTACTGGTTACGCTGCTTGCCATCTTTGAACTGCTGGTATTTATGGGCGTGGTCGCACCGGGATTCGAGATGGCGAACTTTACGCACGGCGGTTGGGCAGGCAGCGACACCTTTACCCCGGCGGCATTTTCGGGAATGTTTGCCGCCATTCCGTTCGCCATCTGGTTCTTCCTGGCCATCGAAGGGGCATCGATGGCGGCCGAAGAAGCCAAAGATCCACAGCAAACCATCCCGAAAGCCTTTATCGGCGGCATTCTTACCTTAACCGTGCTGGCGCTCGGGGTGATGCTGTTTGCCGGTGGCGTAGGGGACTGGAGCAAGCTCTCCAACATCAACGACCCGCTGCCGCAGGCGATGAAACTGATTGTCGGCAGTAACAGCGGCTGGCTGCATATGCTGGTCTGGCTCGGACTTTTCGGGCTGATTGCCTCGTTTCACGGCATCATCATGGGATATTCGCGGCAGATTTTTGCGCTGGCGCGGGCGGGATATCTGCCCAGGCGGCTCGCGACGGTGAATGCGCGCTTTCAGACCCCGCATCTGGGCATTATTGCCGGCGGCGTAGTCGGCATCGCCGCCATCTTCTCGGATCAGCTGATAGTGATTGGCGGCTTGCCGCTGACCGCCAATATTGTGACCATGTCGGTGTTCGGCGCCATCGTAATGTATATTATTTCCATGGCGGCGCTGTTCAAGCTGCGCCGCAGCGAGCCTCGGCTGATTCGTCCGTTTCGTGCGCCGCTGTATCCCTTTGCGCCCGCTCTGGCGCTAGTGCTG
It encodes:
- the ptsH gene encoding phosphocarrier protein Hpr — encoded protein: MFQQEVTITAPNGLHTRPAAQFVKEAKGFTSDITVTSNGKSASAKSLFKLQTLGLTQGTVVTLSAEGEDEQKAVEHLVKLMAELE
- the cysK gene encoding cysteine synthase A, with product MSKIFEDNSLTIGHTPLVRLNRIGNGRILAKVESRNPSFSVKCRIGANMIWEAEKSGVLTKDIELVEPTSGNTGIALAYVAAARGYKLTLTMPETMSVERRKLLKALGANLVLTEGAKGMKGAIAKAEEIQASDPNRYLILQQFSNPANPAIHEKTTGPEIWEDTDGDVDVLIAGVGTGGTITGAGRFLKSRKSSITLVAVEPTDSPVITQTLAGQEVKPGPHKIQGIGAGFIPGNLDLELIDRVSLITNDESMDYARRLMEEEGILAGISSGAAVAAAVKLSEEADYADKTIVVILPSSGERYLSTALFADLFTEKELQQ
- the zipA gene encoding cell division protein ZipA translates to MMQDLRLILIVVGAIAIIALLLHGLWTSRKERSSLFRDRPAKRVKKEREQSPNEDFVDGVGEVRVRSAHPHDEPTMGSYDEAEKFAPMHADPKRALQAPAQPQPAQHQPAQPQPAQHQPGQPSPVQAQPDAQRPAQQAPQQRPAPSQAPVQPPQPAAHYDDPLLSGYSAADTAYAPAEPVAQPAREHTAPVPPAEIHADAAPAARAEPQPFALAEPEEQDEPVREKLKETVLVLHVAAHHGGVIGGEVLLQSVLQAGFQFGAMNIFHRHVSPSGSGPVLFSLANMVKPGSFDPENMSDFSTPGITLFMMVPCFGDAHQNFKLLLQSAQRIADDVGAVVWDDERRMITPQKLETYKARIREVLENTA
- a CDS encoding DUF3820 family protein — its product is MEKENLIDIANTVMPFGKYQGRVLIDLPEEYLLWFARKGEFPEGKLGMLMEMALAIKIEGLQDLLTPLKRGANAASSPQKMPYNEKYSDNDER
- a CDS encoding LysR family transcriptional regulator; translation: MNYSLKQLKIFIAVARHGSFSRTGEMIGLSQSAISHNIKELEGEMGVRLLDRTTREVALTDAGRRLANRVEPLLDELHAMLLDTRSFGTEQNGRVRVASSQTISAHLMPQCIASSGDLFPDIQILLRDQSQQQVLNSVRNAEVDFGIVIDPGYCNDLDTEIILHEPFLLLCHEDNPLAAKEQVPWTALNEARLVLQDYSSGSRQLIDRAFAELSVKNQVVQEIGHPATLYPMVEAGIGISVLPALALPLPSGSRLVIRPLVPEVNRALMLVKRKNRSLSPAARAIWQVVKQQAQILTDKRKKYGLDFNP
- a CDS encoding nucleotidyltransferase family protein, which codes for MSEQQILEWIAQDDMRMRALRAVQTLGLHDVCLAAGFVRNLVWDRLHRHAQTTPLNDIDVVYFNPHDLSPETDSRHEQQLKALLALPWSVKNQARMHLKYGRAPYHSTRDAISYWVEKETAIGVRLNAQDALELVAPLGVDSLFAFTISANPRHGMPEILLSRAREKGWTTRWPDLRIEI
- the eat gene encoding ethanolamine permease is translated as MQKTTATPVLKRTLGSFHLWGIAVGLVISGEYFGWSYGWAQAGTLGFLITALVIAAMYCAFIFSFTELTTSIPHAGGPFAYAYRAFGPTGGFIAGFATLVEFVFAPPAIAMAIGAYLNVQFPAIDPKWVAVGAYLVFMTLNILGVSIAATFELLVTLLAIFELLVFMGVVAPGFEMANFTHGGWAGSDTFTPAAFSGMFAAIPFAIWFFLAIEGASMAAEEAKDPQQTIPKAFIGGILTLTVLALGVMLFAGGVGDWSKLSNINDPLPQAMKLIVGSNSGWLHMLVWLGLFGLIASFHGIIMGYSRQIFALARAGYLPRRLATVNARFQTPHLGIIAGGVVGIAAIFSDQLIVIGGLPLTANIVTMSVFGAIVMYIISMAALFKLRRSEPRLIRPFRAPLYPFAPALALVLALVCLGAMIYYNTLLFLIFAAMMLLAYAWFRLTHQARSDAASDPQLRGLKPAPVKSTK